In Salvia miltiorrhiza cultivar Shanhuang (shh) chromosome 4, IMPLAD_Smil_shh, whole genome shotgun sequence, the DNA window GTGGTTGAGAGCGGTAGCGGCGGAGGCGCAACGGCAAGAGGTGGCGCGGCCGCTCTGTGCAGCACAGATGCAGGAGCCGGCGGTGAAGGTGTGGGCGGTTGGGATGAGAGAGGAGTGGGGCCCactagaaataaaaataaaaaataattttttttaaagaaaacggCGTTTGGGCTCCGTTTAACGGAGGGATTTATTTGGACCATTGtttcgggagttcagggaggtcaacacGCCTTGACCGAGTCTGGGGgggtaaacgctctaggggggtctagttcaggggctaatatgtaccttaaccctttatttaatactgttaattgttggaaatatgaTTTTGACTATAATCTggaattagatatttaattaaatatttattatttaattgaaataattattggatgttaatccaCGTCTCGAGTAAAtgaacgtgatatacttgaagtctcaaaaccgatttccggtgagtgagatattgtatgtcgaAGTTTGAATGTTGAGTAGGGGAATAACACTTTGAAGTGTTATCCCACTTTGGACGACTTGGGCTCTCTTCTTGGTTGGTCCAACTGAGCTTGTTTCTAGCCTAACCACCGAAGCCCATTAGGTCAGCTGACTCAACcgaaaacacctaagggattgactcgcaatcgtacgaggtcgtcctagtgtaataagctaacccaagtcgtctctcaaggaaggctaagcagggctctgatcatgctacgcacagaaaacgggaaataaacctaaacactctaatcagaagtttgggtctgacattcactctccgattaactaatgcgtaattaaaataaagcatataaaactaGCTAGGCcaaagataggaagcagattaagaacgcagggaactaataaacctagggttctaactagcaatctagaaagcattagataattcaacaatcataaacaacgattatctaggcaagataaAAGAATAAACATTTAATCAATTGAATACTAAGCATCAATAATCTAAGCAAtggaaataaactagcattcattcatatagaaaacataaactgaGTTCTTACATAAGCGTACGAtccggaaatccaatccaacggaatgcaaaatgacattaactttaatccaacgaatcaaaagatgtttgtgatgtttctaactactctaaaactaagggaaaacaaggaaaaatcgcctaggaggctgctggggtcgggagtatctccaaaaaccctaaaaatcgactttaaaatggaaaaacgtaactgccgcccagtgacggcggccgccgtacggacggcggcgccgtggacggcgcccgccgtgatacggcgccgccgtctatgcctttcgcagactgcaatgcgcagcgtttttgttttggtccgttctccctcgtttcaagtcggattttggatccgttttcgcctacgaactcgtatcgagacgaactttgattcttcttgagactaatcaactaaattctgactttattttttgtccacatatcaatcaatttgagcataaaatcccgagacaacaaaattagcacaaaagctcaaatcaatcaactcttgagtgaaagagaccaaaataaaagtcaaaataagtcttaaacacccacaaattcatcacaaaatagggctaaacatcAGCCAAAGACTACAAAGTGGCAGAACAGTTCGTCCAGCTTGTAGCAGTTTCGAAACTGCACAGCCTTTGAATTATGCAATTGAAGTAAAATCAATTTGTAACTTGCAATTCAAATGGATTTGAATTGTGTAACATCCATAACAGCTCCTTGCTGTTTAATGTGTTTTAATCCTCCATATGTATGAGagttgcctataaataggcgtCTAGAGCATGGCATTTGATACAAGAAAATTCTGCACATTTCAATCTCATTCTTTGCATAAacgctcagttcttgatcctattccgttcgccggagctcgtcggATTGTGGTactacatccaacgagacgtcgccgttttacctttggggaagattcgccaacaccgtgagcactaccggggcgataatcttcttgcgggaagagattgaTCTCGACTCGGCGTTTTCCTTTTCTGTCTGTTCTTTCAGTCCAGAACCAGAGCtaacttccagagcagagccaacttccagagcagagttgacctccagagcagagctgacttccagagccagagcttACTTCCAGAGCAGACCTGATCGACAGAGCTAGAGCAACGAGTCCAGAGCAGACCAGCAGATCCAGAGCAGACCCGATCGACATAGCCAGAGCAGCAAGTCCGATTACttacattaatttatatagaaaAAAATGTGTTTGGTTTTAAACACTTAATCAAATACTTATGAATACTAATAGAATTAAATCGATTATTTGTATTCAaattagattaaaaaaatattaaaaatagtaataatattttaaattaaataacaaatcAAGCaagaatatttaatttatttatcatttcagTGCGATGTGGTAAAACATTCGGCAATTTTTGCATTCAATATATAGTATGATATTCATATGGTATATCGTAGCGCGTAATCACTAAGTAATAGTAACTACTATTTGACATTTATTCACTAGCACTAttattcatcaaaatttaaaattttgattggAGATCACATGTTCCAGAGTCATTTTCAATTTCCTGTTGCAACCTCCCTCGTTAGATAATTATACATCATAATCATAGGATATATGCCTACACTTcagaattaaataaaagaaagccaGGCCCCTACTCTTGCAAGTGGAAATTAAGGCCGAATTAGTTTTGAGATATAAGAAAGGAATAATTAAGTttcatttattatattatatttcgTTTATTTTGACGTAATAAAAAATTCGGATaggtaatactccctccgtcccggtcaAGGcactacatttgcttttcggcacgggatttaaggagttgtagattaatgttttaagtgtgtaataataaagtgataaagtaggagagagaaagtaataaagtgataaagtaagaaagagaaggtaataaagtgataaagtaggagagagaatgtaataaaaaaatacttaattagtgttaattaagtgtttaagaTTTcctatttttgccaaatatagaaatgtagcatcttcgttgggacgatccaaaaaggaatatatagcatcttgggcgggacggagggagtataaatttttgAATAGTATTTTCTCTCTTGGAAAatactatataattttatacctaagaaaatataattcaaggagtataattttataacACCTTATGAGAAGTGGATAAACatattatcattcaaatcaaataatatatataaaaaaaatgtgatcTCCATTTTAACTGATACATTTATACCTtattatattgttgctcaagtTAAAGAGATAAAAAAGCGAACAATATTATATACTTATACTTGATGAAggtttatttaaagattaaattcaCCAAAAGTTAATTGTGATGTACTGATCATGTGGtcattatttattcaattttagcTTTACGAAATAAGATGATCGTTTTCCTTTAATTGTGATGTGGtcattatttattcaattgTGATCGTTTTAAATTATAGGGACGAAGATATGTTGAATGAAGACGCTATAGATATTATACTATCTTTTTGCTCTCTTTACGATTTGttatctttaattattaaatttatcatgaaaaaataaagggggttaattgcttgtaaattcacgaactttagcaaaaatttatttttaacacgttttttcaaaattccaatttaatacaccaactttaactcgttgttcaattttaacaacgatCAAATCTCTGGCGAATTAGAAACACACGTGGCTATGATGTGGCTTCTAGTTTCGGAGTCCAGATCTGGTGTGCCTCTCGCTTCATACATGAGCCACAGAGCACCCAAATCCTTCGCTACTTCCGCTAGGCCGCCACGCCGGATGAGGGTTTTCAGGGAGGGCGCACAGGATGAAGGAGAGAAGGGTTTGAAGAGGAACATAGGAGAAGAAGAATTTAAGAGAGGGAGAGGAAGGGCCGCAGGGCCGCGGAGGAAGAAAGAAGGCTGCAAGCCTAGATCTGCAAATCGTGGAGGAAGAGGGAGGGCGACGGGCGTCGAAAATCGTGGAAGAGGAGGGAGTGTGGCGGGAGGAAGAGAGAGTGCGGTGAGGCGGCGAAATAAGAGGGAGGGCCACGAGCCTAGATCTGCAAATCGTGGAGGAAAAaagaggcagcggcggcggaaATCATGGAGGAAAAGGGAGGGCCGCGGGGCGGCGGAGGAAGAGGGAGGGCCACGGGCCTAGATCTGCAAATCGTGGAGGAAGAGGAAGGGCCGCGGGGCGACGAAAAACGTGGAGGAAGAGGGAGTGTGGCGGAAGGAAGAGGGAGTGCGGCGGGGTGGCGGAGGAAGAGGGAAGGCCGGCTGGGTGGCGAAAAACTACGATGTTTTAAGCTTCTCTAAAACGCTGCGTATTACTCATCGGCGAACAATTACAAAAGCGTGTGCCGGGAAGCCACGTCAGTGTCACGTGTGTTTTTAAGTCGCCGGAGATTTAATGGCTGTTAAAATTGAACAACGGGTCAAAGTTGGTGtatgaaattgaaattttgaaagaaCGTGTTAAAAATGGATTTTCGCTAAAGTTCGTGAATTTACAATCAATTAGcccaaaataaagcatataaaatatttaacccTTTCTTAGTTCTCATTTGCACTTCaaaaatgaataatattattattatccctTCGTTTTTTGTGcgataatattatgaaaaaacaaaTGACAAATctaaagagaatttttttttagggttagtTACCGTAAAATCCACATACTTTTTGGTTTTTACAAAATCAAATACAGAACTCAAATCATTATGAAACCTCATGAAGAGGATAGCCCTAAAGACAATAATCCAATACATTTTGCACATGCACTAAATTATCGTAATATTGGAATTACGAAACAACTAGACcaaatattatgggaaattgTGAAAAATTAGTTTTACTAAAGTTGCCATGAACTTTGTGAATACGTGAGAATCgtataatagaaaaaattatagttgtcGACAACAACTTTTGCCTCAACAAATTGCTAGTTCAACTTGAAGATTATTTGGATTCAAAACAAATTATATTAGTGTGCCAGAAGCACTTAAAAATATAGAAGTAAGCAATGAGGCAGAGCCGAACTCgctaaatgaaaataattaagcGAGGTTAGTAGCTCAAGGGATTGAGATTCCCAAATATGTTCTCATGTTATAGTTGACATTATGTttcgttatttatataacattttatggcagtaatcattgatataaatatcaaatttatgGACATTATGACTGTATTATTATACAggtctttaaaatataaatatatatgtgaaaGTCCGTAAATAACTAAATGAATTCTTTCCCAAGAAAGAATATTTATGAATACTCAAAATACTTGAGGAAGTTAACTCATATCTAAAGATGAGTTTTGAAAAACTTAGTTAAAACTAAGTATTGTCTCGACTTGTAAATCGAGCATATTCCCAATGGAGTATTTCAAACCAATCGactatattttatatgtattaGTCGACCTACCCaaagaaaattttgaataatatCACATATGTGTAGCTACCATCAATTATTATCCTACCACTTGAAGTGGATAAGGAGTCATCTAGACCAAAAGTAAATAACAAAGTTATTTAGGACCGAAAGTTCCTTATTTGTGTGCTATTGGAGCACTACTTTTATCATGCATGATATACAATTTGCAGTTAACTTGCTAGCAAGATTTAATATTTATCTAAGAATGagaattttaaatgatattaatCATGTTATTGGTTATATTCAAAGCAAATTACAATTGGTCTATGTTATGAaagaatttgaaattcaaaattggtGGATGATgttgataatttatttaatttcgaaaactaTATTTAACACTTTCAAGATTGTTATCTTGAGGGGGGAGCGAGATCTTTTAAATAGTTTCAAAAATTAGACTTTGCATATCAATGGCCCTGAAGACCAattggttgtactctttttcccttgcTAAGTTTTTTTTctacgaggttttcttagttaaagtttttaacgaggcaactagtgtaatatatgagtgTTTATATGTCTTGTACTtttttcctctaccgaatttttcccataGAGTGTTGacggagaggtttttaacaagaCATGAACAtctagactctaacatcaaatgaGGAGTTTCTTTGGAGTCAAATTGCATGCAACTCAAAGGATACATGAAGATTCGATCAAACGATAATACGGCGGACTTATTCACAAAGGCGTTACCAACATCGACTTTTAGAAAGTTAGTACACAAGATCGGCatgcatcgactcaaagatatacAATGACTATTTTCAGGGGGAGcaattgtactctttttccttagaCTAGGTTTTTGTCCCATTGAATTTTTCCTaccaaggttttaatgaggcaacatatttttagggttagtcatttaaggggaagtgttgtaaatatatataatatatatgtttcCCTACTTAATCACCTAACCCTAAATCCTAACCCTGactttgtatctcctataaatagaggaaTTTAGTCCTCATAATAATAAGTAGCTCCTACAGATTTATTCTCTTTACGCTCTCTATACTATTCTCTTTTCTTTCTACTTTGAACAATACTATTTTTTTTGGGCCACTTTTTAAAATAGAttgagactatttttttttttttaaatactagCATTATATACAAATAGCTCTTCGAGTCGTAAATTACtgaataaaatcttatttcagcagCAGAGTCGTAAATTACTGCTGCTGAAATGCTTCGAGTCGTAAATTACAATTaactaaaagaaataaaaagttaaaactATAAGCAGAGGGTTATCTCGAAATAAATAGAGagtcaatatttttatttacttttagttataaGAGTGGACAGTTAAATATAGATTATAGATATGAGtggatataaattaaaaattattgttCTGATTAAAACAAAACGTATAGATTATTGTGAGAGTCACATTAATTGTTTTTTAGAGTTATTACGAAAGTGGACAGTGTTACATATAGATATAGTCGTATCTCGAAATAAATATAGATTATAGGTATGGGTTGATGtacattaaaaattgttttTCTGTTTAAAACAAAACggataaagaaaagaaaaaggggtggatataaattaaaaattgttttTCTATTTAGAACAAAACGGATAAAAGATTAAGACTTGTTTTTCTGTTTAAAACAAAAcagataaaaggaaaaaaaaaaaaaaggtggatataaattaaaaattgttttCTATTTAGAACAAAacggataaaagattaaaacttGTTTTTCCGTTTAATACAAAAcagataaaaggaaaaaaaaagagggtggatataaattaaaaattgttttTCTACTTAGAACAAAacggataaaagattaaaaattgtTTTTTCTGTTTAAAAAAGacagatgaaaataaaaat includes these proteins:
- the LOC131023569 gene encoding uncharacterized protein LOC131023569, encoding MWLLVSESRSGVPLASYMSHRAPKSFATSARPPRRMRVFREGAQDEGEKGLKRNIGEEEFKRGRGRAAGPRRKKEGCKPRSANRGGRGRATGVENRGRGGSVAGGRESAVRRRNKREGHEPRSANRGGKKRQRRRKSWRKREGRGAAEEEGGPRA